The Deltaproteobacteria bacterium genomic sequence GTTCGTTGACAGATACAAAAAGTGCGATATATGTATGGCAACGTCTGGCACGTTGTCTCGGGACGGGGATCCCGTAAGTGTCAGAATGTCTTTGGGGAAATTTTTCAGGAGAAGTCACCGTGAGCAACAAAAAAGTCTCGACGACGGTATATATTACGCAAGATCAGTCACTGCAGTTGAAAGAATTACACGCAAGGACCAAAGTGCCAGTAGCAGAGTACATTCGGCAAGGCATCGATAAGGTTCTAGAAGAAAATGCAGACAAATTGCCAGGCCAGTTGAGCTTGATGCAATAGATGACTATAGAGCCCCATCACGGCTGGCTGTTTAAGGGCATTTATGGCCTATCCAGCAACCCCGGCATACGCGCACAGGTTAATCGGCGCTGGAGCACCCCAGGTTCATGACGTTAAAAAACATCCGTAATTTTTCCATTGTTGCCCATATCGACCACGGTAAAAGCACGCTTGCCGACCGGATCCTAGACTTGTGTCAGGCTGTTGATGACCGAAGCCGTAAAGAGCAGCTGCTAGATAGTATGGACTTGGAACGTGAGCGTGGAATCACGATTAAGGCTCAAGCGGTTCGCCTTGAATACAAGGCGAAGGACGGGGAAACTTATCAGTTTAACCTGATTGATACGCCCGGACATGTCGATTTTACCTATGAAGTATCTCGCTCACTTGCCGCGTGCGATGGCGCAATCTTGGTTGTAGACGCCACGCAAGGCGTCGAAGCACAAACTTTGGCCAATGTTTATCTGGCAATCGACAACGATTTGGACATTTTGCCAGTCATTAACAAAGTTGATTTACCGAGCGCTGACGTTGAGCGGGTTTGTGAAGAGATAGAGGACATTATCGGTCTCGACACCAGCGGAGCCATTTCCACCAGCGCAAAGACTGGCTTAGGCGTCGACGAAGTTCTCGAAGCAATTGTAAGAGATTTACCCCCGCCAGAAGGCTCGGTAGATGATCCGCTTCAGGCCTTACTTTTCGACTCATGGTTCGATGCCTATCGAGGAGTTATGATTCTTTGCCGAGTTCGTCAGGGAACCGTGAAAAAAGGTACTCGTATCCGGCTAATGGCTGCTGGGGCGGAATTTGAGGTTCAAGAAGTGGGCGCTTTTAGCCCTGAGCCTCAAAAGCTTGACCAACTTTCTGCAGGAGAGGTTGGATTTGTGGTGGCGGGTATTAAAGATATTCACCACACGCAGGTGGGTGACACCATCACCGACGCTAAAAATCCATGCAGCGAGGCGCTTCAAGGCTTTAAGGAAGTTCAGCCGATGGTCTTCTCGGGAATCTTCCCAGTGGACTCGAAGGACTACCAGAACCTGAAGGATGCGCTTGAGAAGCTGAAATTGAACGATGCAGCATTTCAGTTCGAGCCAGAAACAAGCGCCGCGCTTGGGTTTGGATTTCGCTGTGGATTTCTCGGCATGCTCCACATGGAGATTGTCCAGGAACGCTTGGAGCGTGAGTACAACCTAGCGCTGATCACGACGGCACCGACGGTTATCTACGATGTTTTTCGTAAAGATGGTGGCCGGTTGCGGGTTGATAATCCGGCAGACTTGCCACCACCAAACGACCTCGACCGAATTGAGGAGCCGCGAATCAAGGCTCATATTCATGTGCCCAATGATTATGTTGGAGCCATTATGAAATTGTGCGAGGAACGCCGCGGCCATCAAGTGGACCTGAAGTACACCTCACACAACCGTGTCCAGGTCACCTACAACATGCCCTTGGCCGAAGTCGTGTTCGATTTCTACGACCGCTTAAAAAGCGTATCCCGTGGGTACGCTTCATGCGATTATGAAATGCACGAGTACGAGAAGGCCGACTTGATTAAGCTAGATATTCTTATCAACGGCGAAATATGTGATGCGCTGTCAATTATCACGCATAGGTCTACCGCTTTTTTCCGCGGCCAAGCATTATGCGCGAAGCTTAAGGAAATCATCCCACGCCAGATGTTTGAGGTTGCTATCCAGGCGGCGATTGGCACCAAGGTCATTGCCCGAACGACGGTTAAAGCCTTCCGGAAAAATGTTACGGCAAAATGCTACGGTGGAGATATTAGCCGAAAGCGCAAGCTGCTTGAGAAGCAAAAAGAGGGCAAGAAGCGAATGAAGTCCATTGGCTCCGTTGAGCTTCCTCAAGAAGCGTTTCTCGCGGTGCTGAAGGTAGACTGATGTCATCTAAAGAGAAGTCGCCTGAGCCGATATCAGCCGACGAAGCGTCTGGCTGGAAAGAGTCGCTGGGCTCGATACTGGTAGCTATCCTGGTAGCACTCACGCTACGAGCCTTTGTGGTTGAAGCGTTTAAGATTCCCAGTGGTTCAATGATACCGACGCTCGCCATTGGCGACCAGATTTTCGTCAACAAGTACAAATACGGTCTACGAGTTCCTTTTACCGCCAATCGAATCGTTGAATTTGATTCTCCAAGTCGCGGCGAAGTGATTGTCTTTATTTGCCCTGATCAACCGGAAGATGACTATATCAAGCGTATTGTCGCGATAGCCGGTGATGAACTGGAATACATTCAAGGTGTCCTGCATATTAATGGCAAGGCATTGGCGAAGAAGGATTTGGGCCGCAAGACTCATATGGAGCGCGAAGCACGAAGTGGCCGATGGTATCCCTTTGAAGCGGTCGCGTACCAAGAAACAAATGGTGATGCGACGTACACGATTTTAGAGAAGCCAAATTTGATGAAAAGCGACCGTAACTTTGGTCCCGTCCGTGTCCCGGAGAAGCATGTGTTTGTCATGGGTGATAATCGCGACTCGTCTCGTGATAGTCGCATTTTCGGATTTGTCCCTGAAAATCATATCTTGGGCCGCTCTCTTTTTGTTTGGTGGTCTTGGGGGTCTGAAGGCCTTGCCACGGACCGCCTAGGTACATGGATTGATTGAGGCATTTTCTTTTCTCAATCACACAATGCGTCATATTCTAAAATTCCCGCATCTCCTCAATTACTGATTGACACCAGCGCGCTTGACACGTAAAGCCGTCTTTCCAAGAGACCCCATTGTCGAAAAGACACAGCGGGTCCCCGTTAATCTGGGTTTTGTAGACATCATGAAGGAGAACGCCATGAGCCAAGAAATGCTCAATGCGGAGGGAATCGCGCGCGCGCTCGATGAGCTAACGGATGCGATCCATTCAGCCACCACCAAGGCGCCGGTCGCCATTGTGGGTATCAGACGAGGCGGCGAACACCTTGCTAGACGCTTGGTTTCGCTCATTAAGGAAAAATACGGACAGGAATTGCCGCTCGGCTTTGTCGATATTGCCCTTTACCGAGACGACGGCTTTGGTCCTTCTGATTTCCCTAAGGTTGGAGTTACGGACATCCCATTTCGTCCTAAGGAGCACACCATCGTGTTGGTAGACGATGTGCTCTACACCGGAAGAACCGTTCGTTCAGCTCTGGGCGCTATCCTCGACTATGGCCGACCGTGCTCGGTTAAGCTGGCTGTCATGGTCGACCGAGGCCTGCGGGAGTTACCTATCCAGGCGGATTGGGTCGGGCTGACGCTTGAGACAACTCTAACTGACCACGTTGATGTGCACCTTACTGAAGGCGGCGCTGAGGCGGATGCAGTGGTAATGACAACCGGCGGTAATGGAGAAGAGTCATGATTCGCGGCCAGCACTTATTAGGCATGCGCGGTGTTCCCGCAGACACGATTTACGGGATTTTGGACACGGCACGAGGCTTTAAAGAAGTCTCACGAAGAACGATTAAGAAGGTCCCATCACTTCGTGGGCGGACGGTGCTTAATGTCTTTTATGAGGCAAGCACACGTACACGCGTAAGCTTTGAACTTGCAGGAAAGCGTTTGTCGGCGGATGGCGTAAATATTTCCGCCAGCGGCGGATCGACTTCAACATCTAAGGGTGAGTCCTTGCTCGATATGGCCCAAACTCTGGATGCTATGCAGGCAGATGCGGTCATCATTCGTCATGGCCAAAGCGGTGCGCCGCATTATCTGGCCGACCGTATAGGGGCTCGGGTTATCAATGCAGGCGACGGTCAGCACGAACACCCAACTCAGGCACTCTTGGACCTTATGACCATTCGTGAACAGTTTGAGAAGCTTGAAGGCCTGGAAGTAGCTTTGATTGGCGACATTCGCCACTCGCGAGTTGCACGGTCAAACCTTATCGCCATGAAAACACTGGGTATGAAGGTTAGAGTTGCTGGCCCGGCGACATTGGTTCCCAAGGAACTGTGTGACGTTTACGGTTGCGAGCGGTGCGATACTGTTGAGCAGGCGATGGAAGGTGCCCACGTGGTTATGTCACTTCGCTTGCAGCGTGAGCGGATGGTCAGTGGGATGCTGCCATCTTTACGCGAGTATGCGGTTGAGTACGGAATCAACTCGAAACTGCTTGAGAAAACTCGCCATGAGGCAATTTTGATGCACCCAGGTCCCGTGAATCGCGGGGTGGAGCTGGCCGCTGATATTGTAGACGGTTCAAGGAGCGTTATTTTAAACCAGGTTGAAAATGGAGTCGCGGTACGTTGCGCGGTCCTCTATTCGATTCTGGGAGGAGAGCAGCCATGAGTTTAGTTGTACGAGGCGGTAAGGTCATAGACCCTGCATCTGGAAAACAGGAAGTCATGGACATCGTCATTCAAGACGGTCGAATTACAGACATCGGGCCAGATGTTGGAGCTAAAGTAGAAGGTGATGTCATCGACGCTCAGGGACGCTTGGTTCTTCCCGGCCTTACGGATCTTCGAGCGCATATCAGAGAGCCTGGCGAAGAATACAAGGAAGATATCGATACAGCTTCCAAAGCAGCGGTAGCCGGTGGGTTTACGTCGATTGTGGCAAATGCCAGCGGCGCCACGCCGATGGATACACCCGAGATGATTGAACATGTGGTACGTCGGGGCCGAGCAGTGGGTCTGTGCGAAGTTTTAACCGCTGGCTCGATAACCGTTGGGTTAAAAGGTGAGCTTTTGGCTGAAGCAGCAAGCCTGCAGAAGGCGGGTGCTGTTTGTTTAAGTGAAGGTGTAAGAACTGTTTCGAATGCCCGTTTGATGCGCAGCGCTCTAGAGTACTCGTGTGATTTTGGGCTAACCGTTATGTCTTACGCTTGTGATTCGGACCTATCCAAGGGTGGGCAGGTCAGCGAAGGCTTGGTTTCTACTCAGCTTGGTTTACTAGGTATTCCACATGCAGCCGAAGAGGCTGTCGTGGCTCGGGATCTCGCGTTGGCGGAATTAACCGGAGCACGCTTGCACCTTACGCAACTCTCGTGCGCAGGCAGCGTCGAGCAGGTTCGGCAGGCTAAGGCCCGCGGTGTTAAGGTGAGCGCGGACGTTGGCGTAAACCATCTTTGCTTCACGGAGAAGCATGTCTTGGGCTTTGATACGAATCTCAAGCTTGCACCGCCGCTTCGACGTGCTCAGGACCAAAAAGCTCTCATCGCAGGTATCGTTGACGGAACGATTGACGCGATTGCTACGGGTCATGCTCCTCAGTCTATCCTTGAGAAAGATGTAACATTTGGACGCGCCTCTACTGGGGCCATCGGGCTTCAAACGGCTTTGGCGGTTTGTTTTGAGGTTGCTCAAAAGCACCAAGTGCCAGAAATGACCATGGTCGAAAGATTAACGACCGGGCCTGCTTCAGTACTTGGTCGTCCCCATGCCGGGCTCAATAAGGGTGCGCAAGCAAACTTAACCGTATTCAATCCGGATGAAGAGTGGACGGTAAAAGACACTGAGATCGTGAGTAAAAGTAAGAACTCTCCTTTCTTAGGAAAGACTCTTCACGGCTTGGTTGAGAAAACGATTTTTGACGGACGGGTAGTGTACTCTTCCTGAGATGTACAGCAGTTCCTACGAAGCGCTTCTAGAATACGCGGGTCAGCCAAGCCTCCAAGAGGAATTGGTTGAGGCTCGTGAAAAATTCATTGAGCGCACCGGTCCACTCTTTGAGAGCGATCCATCCTTCGAGCATCGCTTAACGACCTTCTTGGAATGGTTCCTCATAGACCGCGAACTCAACGGTAAGTCGTTGAGGCCAGTGCAGCACTTCATTGAAAATGAGCTGGGTGACGCATCAAGTGATGAGCTTGATGCCGTAAAGGCTCTTGCGCAGAGTAGGCTGGAACTCATGGAGTTTCGGCGCTGGAAAGATGGGCAGGCCCGGTTTAAAGATTTGATCACCAAGGGTCGCTGGGTTTTGGATATGCCGGAAATCCCACTGGGCTTAGAGTCTGGCGATATCGTCGCAGGTCGGGTGGTGACTTCTCGGAATTCCACGTACCTATTGGAAAGCCTAACGCTTTTCCCTCGAGCTGCGCGGAAGCTAATTATCAAGGCAGCCAAGCCATACAAGGTTCAGCCGCCGTCACCGAGCGAGCAAATCGATTTCATCCACAGGCTGACGTATCTCGCAAACCGCGGTGAAAGATACAGTCATGTAGACAGCCGCGAGATATTTAAGGCATTGATGGCGTCACTGGTCGCATAGTCGCTGGCCGATTTTTTGCCCATTCACACAGACGGTCGTACTCTCAGCATAAGTTTCATGTATGCCTGGAGGGACACCATGACCGCACATGCTAGCGCCAACCATTCCCGAAGTTATCGTCGTCACCCGCGTGTGGATGCTGACGTTTATATAAATAAGATTATCGACGACCACCCTTACTTGGTGCGTGTGCGCGATATCTCGGTGAGCGGCATGTTCATTTATAGGCTCATCGAGCCGAAGCATCAAAGCGGCAGTGAGTTTGGTTTCGAGCTTCGCTTGCCCAATTGTGACGATACTATTTGGGCGGTAGGGCGCCTGGTCCGCGATGCCAACGCAGATGCCGCTGAGGGTTGCGCCGTAGAATTTGTAAGAATGGGTGAGCGAGACCGTCAACTTATTCGAGCTTATGTGGCTGAGCGCCTCACGCAGAATCTTGTCCACTAGGTTCGAGGATCCGGTTAAGACAGGCCTCTTTTATTTCACATGCCCCACGTAAAGGTGAGCCACTCCGAATGTCATAGGGTGGATTTCTACGTTTTTCAGACCAGCTTCTTCCATGAGGGCGCCAAATGCTTTTGGCCCCGGAAATGCTGCAATAGACGCCTGTAGGTATCGGTACTCTTTGGATCCCGAGAGTATCGATCCGAGCCAAGGCACCAAGTGATGAATATGGAACCGCGCCAATGGGGCAAAAAGTCCACCTTGGGGTTCGGATAACTCGAGAATGACGACGCGGCCGCCTGGTCGGGTGGTTCGGCGCATCTCTTGAAGACCGAGAAGCCTATCGGGAACATTGCGGATACCAAAGCTAATACAGCTGGCAGCAAAGGAGTCGTCCTGAAAAGGCATAGCCTGTGCATCGCCTACAACCAATTCGACCCGCTCAGCGAGGCCCGCACGTTCAGCCTTCATTTTTCCGACGTCAAGCATTCCTGCGGATGGGTCTAAGCCTTTGACTTGAACGCCCTGTTTTTTATGACAAATCGAGAGCGCTACGTCGGCTGTGCCGGTGGCAACGTCGAGCACGGTGTCGCCGGCAACCAGTATGCCGAGAGCACGCAGAAGCTTAGCACGCCAAAGCTTATCGAGACCGAAACTAATCAGCCTATTCATTAAGTCGTACCGCTTGGCAATTTTGTCAAACATCGCACCACTGCCGTCGGCATTTCCTACGGTCGTTTGATTGGTTCGTGTGCTTAGGTTGTTTGGCTGTGCAGACATCGGGAACCTCGTTTCGTACAGAGGCCCCATGCCCGTTCAGAGCAAAGCGGTCAAGGGAGGAGGGTTCGGTTAAGTGCTGATTTAGCGGCGGGCGTGTCGAGCCAGGGAACCGCTACGAATCAGTGAAATCACCTCATCGAGACCGCCAGGATGGTCGAGTAGTGCTGCGTAATCGCCGAGGATATCTCCCCATTCACGCTTTATCATTTCAATCATCTGAGGATCGGGTGTGCGCTCGGTTTGTGTATTCTTCATTTTGTCTCCCAAAATCATCTACTTGTAGGATTTCAGGATAGGGCTGACGGGCCCAACTGGCAAAAAAATGGCAAATTCAGGTTCCTCTTCGCCTGGGGGGCTTGCCCAGTTGCCTTCAAAGTTTTACCGTCCGGCATGTCCAGTACTTACGGGAAAATATTTAAAATCACGACTTGGGGAGAATCTCATGGGGATGCCGTTGGCGTCGTCATCGACGGTTGTCCTCCAAGAATACCATTAAGCATAGAAGACATTCAGCCGGCCTTGACCAGGCGCCGGCCGGGTCAAAGCAATATCTCGACACAGCGAAAGGAAGCTGACGAAGTTCAGATTCTTTCGGGCGTCTTCGATGGGCAGACCCTCGGTACCCCAATATCGCTTGTTGTGTGGAACCGTGATCAGCGCAGTAAAGATTACGGTCATATGGAGACGACTTACCGTCCATCCCATGCTGATTACACCTACCAGGCCAAATACGGCATCCGAAATTGGAAGGGCGGTGGCCGGTCCAGTGCTCGCGAGACAATCGGGCGCGTCGCGGCAGGTGCAGTCGCTGAAAAGATTCTTCAGTCTTTCTACGGCATTGAAATTGTAGCTTGGGTGGACCAGGTTCGCGATATTGTGGCCGAGGTAGATGGCAACACGGTAAGCCGTGAAGACGTTGAGGCCAATGTGGCTCGGTGCCCCGACGAGGCAACTGCTCAGGTGATGATTGACGGTATTAAGGCGGCACGTAAAGCTGGCGACTCCCTTGGTGGAATCGTCGAAGCGGTTGTTCGAGGACTGCCAGCGGGATGGGGCGAGCCTGTCTTTGATAAGATTGACGCCGATCTCGCGAAAGCGATGTTGTCTTTACCGGCCTGCAAGGGCTTCGAAGTGGGATCTGGTTTTGGTGGCATTGCCCTCTCGGGGGCTGAGCACAACGATACCTTCTATATGGAAGGAGACCGCGTAAGAACCAGGACCAACCGTTCTGGCGGTGTTCAAGGTGGGATTACCAACGGTGAGAATCTGACGATGCGGGCGGCATTTAAGCCAACAGCCACCATTATCAAAGAACAGGACAGCGTGAACGAGGCGGGTGAAGATGTTCAGTTTAAAGGCCGTGGCCGTCATGACCCTTGTGTTTTGCCAAGGGCGGTCCCAATTGTAGAGGCTATGATAGCGCTCACACTTATCGACCACGCCATGCGCCAACAGGCGATTCAGCATCCCGTTAGCGAGTAAGCGCCGGTTCGGTAAAGCGATCGAAGGCTCGCCAAAAAGACGCCCTTACATTGTCATTTTCATGAAGAATTTCATGTTCAGAGCCGTGTATTCTGTGCAGGGTGCCGTCGTGTAGTCGCCGGGCAACTTTAACATGGTCCGCAGGATCCACGACACGGTCATTGACTGGGCTTACAAGTAAAGTAGGCGTCAGGACTCTCCTCAGGTAGGCTTTAGGCCTCGCCTTTTGCATGGATAAAATCGCCGCGCGCAGCCAGCCGTAGGTAATGCCGCCCAGGGCCAGCTTTGGGTTATCCCGGATCGGCGCGATGGCCGCATTGAACCTTGTTTCGTCGGTCGTGAGGCGGTTTCGGCTGAAGCTTTCCTGGTCAGGTCCGTGCGACGTTTGGCTTGCTGCATATTCTCGGCTGAGGCCAAGCCTGCATGCATTGTTCGCTATCGAAT encodes the following:
- the lepA gene encoding elongation factor 4, with amino-acid sequence MTLKNIRNFSIVAHIDHGKSTLADRILDLCQAVDDRSRKEQLLDSMDLERERGITIKAQAVRLEYKAKDGETYQFNLIDTPGHVDFTYEVSRSLAACDGAILVVDATQGVEAQTLANVYLAIDNDLDILPVINKVDLPSADVERVCEEIEDIIGLDTSGAISTSAKTGLGVDEVLEAIVRDLPPPEGSVDDPLQALLFDSWFDAYRGVMILCRVRQGTVKKGTRIRLMAAGAEFEVQEVGAFSPEPQKLDQLSAGEVGFVVAGIKDIHHTQVGDTITDAKNPCSEALQGFKEVQPMVFSGIFPVDSKDYQNLKDALEKLKLNDAAFQFEPETSAALGFGFRCGFLGMLHMEIVQERLEREYNLALITTAPTVIYDVFRKDGGRLRVDNPADLPPPNDLDRIEEPRIKAHIHVPNDYVGAIMKLCEERRGHQVDLKYTSHNRVQVTYNMPLAEVVFDFYDRLKSVSRGYASCDYEMHEYEKADLIKLDILINGEICDALSIITHRSTAFFRGQALCAKLKEIIPRQMFEVAIQAAIGTKVIARTTVKAFRKNVTAKCYGGDISRKRKLLEKQKEGKKRMKSIGSVELPQEAFLAVLKVD
- a CDS encoding class I SAM-dependent methyltransferase; this encodes MSAQPNNLSTRTNQTTVGNADGSGAMFDKIAKRYDLMNRLISFGLDKLWRAKLLRALGILVAGDTVLDVATGTADVALSICHKKQGVQVKGLDPSAGMLDVGKMKAERAGLAERVELVVGDAQAMPFQDDSFAASCISFGIRNVPDRLLGLQEMRRTTRPGGRVVILELSEPQGGLFAPLARFHIHHLVPWLGSILSGSKEYRYLQASIAAFPGPKAFGALMEEAGLKNVEIHPMTFGVAHLYVGHVK
- a CDS encoding PilZ domain-containing protein is translated as MTAHASANHSRSYRRHPRVDADVYINKIIDDHPYLVRVRDISVSGMFIYRLIEPKHQSGSEFGFELRLPNCDDTIWAVGRLVRDANADAAEGCAVEFVRMGERDRQLIRAYVAERLTQNLVH
- a CDS encoding aspartate carbamoyltransferase catalytic subunit, which gives rise to MIRGQHLLGMRGVPADTIYGILDTARGFKEVSRRTIKKVPSLRGRTVLNVFYEASTRTRVSFELAGKRLSADGVNISASGGSTSTSKGESLLDMAQTLDAMQADAVIIRHGQSGAPHYLADRIGARVINAGDGQHEHPTQALLDLMTIREQFEKLEGLEVALIGDIRHSRVARSNLIAMKTLGMKVRVAGPATLVPKELCDVYGCERCDTVEQAMEGAHVVMSLRLQRERMVSGMLPSLREYAVEYGINSKLLEKTRHEAILMHPGPVNRGVELAADIVDGSRSVILNQVENGVAVRCAVLYSILGGEQP
- the aroC gene encoding chorismate synthase encodes the protein MSSTYGKIFKITTWGESHGDAVGVVIDGCPPRIPLSIEDIQPALTRRRPGQSNISTQRKEADEVQILSGVFDGQTLGTPISLVVWNRDQRSKDYGHMETTYRPSHADYTYQAKYGIRNWKGGGRSSARETIGRVAAGAVAEKILQSFYGIEIVAWVDQVRDIVAEVDGNTVSREDVEANVARCPDEATAQVMIDGIKAARKAGDSLGGIVEAVVRGLPAGWGEPVFDKIDADLAKAMLSLPACKGFEVGSGFGGIALSGAEHNDTFYMEGDRVRTRTNRSGGVQGGITNGENLTMRAAFKPTATIIKEQDSVNEAGEDVQFKGRGRHDPCVLPRAVPIVEAMIALTLIDHAMRQQAIQHPVSE
- the pyrR gene encoding bifunctional pyr operon transcriptional regulator/uracil phosphoribosyltransferase PyrR; translation: MKENAMSQEMLNAEGIARALDELTDAIHSATTKAPVAIVGIRRGGEHLARRLVSLIKEKYGQELPLGFVDIALYRDDGFGPSDFPKVGVTDIPFRPKEHTIVLVDDVLYTGRTVRSALGAILDYGRPCSVKLAVMVDRGLRELPIQADWVGLTLETTLTDHVDVHLTEGGAEADAVVMTTGGNGEES
- the lepB gene encoding signal peptidase I — protein: MSSKEKSPEPISADEASGWKESLGSILVAILVALTLRAFVVEAFKIPSGSMIPTLAIGDQIFVNKYKYGLRVPFTANRIVEFDSPSRGEVIVFICPDQPEDDYIKRIVAIAGDELEYIQGVLHINGKALAKKDLGRKTHMEREARSGRWYPFEAVAYQETNGDATYTILEKPNLMKSDRNFGPVRVPEKHVFVMGDNRDSSRDSRIFGFVPENHILGRSLFVWWSWGSEGLATDRLGTWID
- a CDS encoding dihydroorotase, which gives rise to MSLVVRGGKVIDPASGKQEVMDIVIQDGRITDIGPDVGAKVEGDVIDAQGRLVLPGLTDLRAHIREPGEEYKEDIDTASKAAVAGGFTSIVANASGATPMDTPEMIEHVVRRGRAVGLCEVLTAGSITVGLKGELLAEAASLQKAGAVCLSEGVRTVSNARLMRSALEYSCDFGLTVMSYACDSDLSKGGQVSEGLVSTQLGLLGIPHAAEEAVVARDLALAELTGARLHLTQLSCAGSVEQVRQAKARGVKVSADVGVNHLCFTEKHVLGFDTNLKLAPPLRRAQDQKALIAGIVDGTIDAIATGHAPQSILEKDVTFGRASTGAIGLQTALAVCFEVAQKHQVPEMTMVERLTTGPASVLGRPHAGLNKGAQANLTVFNPDEEWTVKDTEIVSKSKNSPFLGKTLHGLVEKTIFDGRVVYSS
- a CDS encoding ribbon-helix-helix domain-containing protein, translated to MSNKKVSTTVYITQDQSLQLKELHARTKVPVAEYIRQGIDKVLEENADKLPGQLSLMQ